One Pyxicephalus adspersus chromosome 3, UCB_Pads_2.0, whole genome shotgun sequence genomic window carries:
- the CCNDBP1 gene encoding cyclin-D1-binding protein 1 isoform X2 encodes MEPLQKLLENLRAVLGKLRDGESSEGSNFNPQFWETLGQAFKATSQEATKISLAYSKPPLPSEEDCQKLSDGLLNAILATSTLYYSLPKKQGITLRKTIREAVADVIEGTMQLIEVILNSRIQSLSQAQLVSTGSVWEACDQFEQLPKDNHAAVVSIVSGYLGVVKDALEEMEQALAGGEDPFSDVLEDDITGARGNQDTYWSEADRRLIAPCLGLMKASKACLKKVLGAMKTHGKVETADQVAQLDDLADITQEVSPSVDELALSMYPPMNQAAVRLNAAKLSSVLKKVLEITRSSHVCPDTESGWVQFLNNAIDHNMNKIKNLTQDAL; translated from the exons ATGGAGAATCCAGTGAAGGCAGCAACTTTAATCCGCAGTTCTGGGAAACCCTGG gaCAAGCATTTAAAGCCACTTCTCAAGAGGCCACGAAAATTAGTCTGGCTTACTCCAAACCTCCATTGCCATCTGAAGAG gaCTGTCAAAAGTTAAGTGATGGACTTCTCAATGCTATTTTGGCAACTTCAACATTATACTACTCACTTCCCAAAAAACAAG GTATAACACTTCGAAAGACAATAAGAGAGGCTGTTGCAGATGTAATTGAGGGCACCATGCAACTCATAGAAGTAATTTTAAATTCTCGAATACAAAG TTTATCACAGGCACAGCTGGTATCCACAGGTAGTGTGTGGGAGGCTTGTGACCAGTTTGAACAACTTCCAAAAG ATAACCATGCTGCTGTAGTATCTATTGTATCTGGATATCTGGGTGTAGTCAAGGATGCCCTAGAAGAGATGGAACAG GCTCTGGCAGGAGGTGAGGACCCTTTCAGTGATGTCCTAGAAGATGATATAACAGGTGCTCGTGGAAACCAAGATACTTACTGGTCTGAGGCAGACCGCAGGCTTATAGCTCCATGTTTGGGCCTTATGAAGGCCTCTAAAGCCTGTCTGAAGAAGGTGCTGGGTGCCATGAAGACTCATGGGAAAGTGGAAACAGCAGATCAGGTGGCACAGCTGGACGACTTGGCTGATATTACACAGGAAGTGAGCCCCAG cgtGGATGAATTGGCTTTAAGTATGTACCCTCCAATGAACCAAGCTGCTGTTCGCCTTAAT GCTGCAAAGTTGTCCTCTGTGCTGAAGAAAGTGCTGGAGATCACGAG GTCAAGCCACGTATGTCCTGACACGGAAAGCGGCTGGGTGCAGTTCCTTAACAATGCGATTGACCACaacatgaacaaaataaaaaacttgaccCAGGATGCTCTGTGA
- the CCNDBP1 gene encoding cyclin-D1-binding protein 1 isoform X1 — protein sequence MALPLCWAEDRYRDDAGPYGRNLLMDRLMCGIEDGESSEGSNFNPQFWETLGQAFKATSQEATKISLAYSKPPLPSEEDCQKLSDGLLNAILATSTLYYSLPKKQGITLRKTIREAVADVIEGTMQLIEVILNSRIQSLSQAQLVSTGSVWEACDQFEQLPKDNHAAVVSIVSGYLGVVKDALEEMEQALAGGEDPFSDVLEDDITGARGNQDTYWSEADRRLIAPCLGLMKASKACLKKVLGAMKTHGKVETADQVAQLDDLADITQEVSPSVDELALSMYPPMNQAAVRLNAAKLSSVLKKVLEITRSSHVCPDTESGWVQFLNNAIDHNMNKIKNLTQDAL from the exons atggcgctccctctgtgctgggccgaagacagataccgtgACGATGCGGGACcctatggaagaaacctcctgatggatagactgatgtgtgggattgaag ATGGAGAATCCAGTGAAGGCAGCAACTTTAATCCGCAGTTCTGGGAAACCCTGG gaCAAGCATTTAAAGCCACTTCTCAAGAGGCCACGAAAATTAGTCTGGCTTACTCCAAACCTCCATTGCCATCTGAAGAG gaCTGTCAAAAGTTAAGTGATGGACTTCTCAATGCTATTTTGGCAACTTCAACATTATACTACTCACTTCCCAAAAAACAAG GTATAACACTTCGAAAGACAATAAGAGAGGCTGTTGCAGATGTAATTGAGGGCACCATGCAACTCATAGAAGTAATTTTAAATTCTCGAATACAAAG TTTATCACAGGCACAGCTGGTATCCACAGGTAGTGTGTGGGAGGCTTGTGACCAGTTTGAACAACTTCCAAAAG ATAACCATGCTGCTGTAGTATCTATTGTATCTGGATATCTGGGTGTAGTCAAGGATGCCCTAGAAGAGATGGAACAG GCTCTGGCAGGAGGTGAGGACCCTTTCAGTGATGTCCTAGAAGATGATATAACAGGTGCTCGTGGAAACCAAGATACTTACTGGTCTGAGGCAGACCGCAGGCTTATAGCTCCATGTTTGGGCCTTATGAAGGCCTCTAAAGCCTGTCTGAAGAAGGTGCTGGGTGCCATGAAGACTCATGGGAAAGTGGAAACAGCAGATCAGGTGGCACAGCTGGACGACTTGGCTGATATTACACAGGAAGTGAGCCCCAG cgtGGATGAATTGGCTTTAAGTATGTACCCTCCAATGAACCAAGCTGCTGTTCGCCTTAAT GCTGCAAAGTTGTCCTCTGTGCTGAAGAAAGTGCTGGAGATCACGAG GTCAAGCCACGTATGTCCTGACACGGAAAGCGGCTGGGTGCAGTTCCTTAACAATGCGATTGACCACaacatgaacaaaataaaaaacttgaccCAGGATGCTCTGTGA